The genomic interval ATGGGATTAGAAGAAGGAGATAGAGTCTTGTTAGAAGACTTACTAAAAGGAGTACTTTTGCCTTCAGCTAATGATGGATGCATAGCTATCGGAGAGCATCTTTATGGAAGTGAAGAAGCGTTAGTAGAAAAAATGAACCAAAAGGCTATTGAACTAGGTTTAGAACATACTCATTATTACAATGCAACGGGGTTAACAGAGGGCGAATTAGTAAATAGTATGACTATGGAAGATTTATTTGAACTAATTAGATATCTTATAAAAAATCATAGTCAAGTTCTTGAATATACAAAATTGGAATCAATGGAATTCAAAGGTAAGTTATATCACAATACGAATCCGCTTTTGACTACTAGAGAGGATATAATAGGATTAAAGACAGGTGCAACGGCTAGAGCGGGGAGCTGCCTTAGTGCAGTAAAAAAATTAAAATCTGATCAAAATGTTGTAGTAGCTATAATAATGGGTACATTCAGTAAATGGAAGAGAGCTGAAGTTGCAGAAAAAATATTTGACTGGCTAGACGATAACTATAAGGAATTTGAGATAGTAAATAAAAATGAATCCATAGATGTGAAATCGGAAGATAAGCTATTTTCTAAATGTACAGGAATATTTCCCAGCGAAAACTATTTTTTATATACCAAAAATGGTTCTGTATTTGATGTAAAAACTGATATTAATTGGGAGTCGATAAATAGAGGAAATAATTATTATACTAAAAAAGTTGGTAAGGTAGATGTTTACGAAAATGGAATGATAATAAAATCAATAGACTTAGAACTTAGAGCATCAGAAGATGTGGTGAAATTATTAAACAAATTATTGCGATTCTAAAATCGGAGGCGAGAATAGTGAACAAACCCATTATAGTAAAAAGTGCTTGTTTGGAAAATTGTAAATGTCGTTATGATGGATCAGTAATACCAAGTAAAATAATTCGTGACTTAGAACCATTTGTAGAATTTATCAATATTTGCCCTGAGATGTCACTAGGGCTTAGTTCACCAAGAGAGGCACTTAGAATTATAGATAAGCAAGATGGACTAGGTGAACGATTTGTATTTTCGAGAAGTGGTGGAGATATGACACAAGAGATGAAAAGCTTCACAAAGGGCTACTTAGAAGGCTTAGATAAATCCCAAATAGACGGATTTTTATTGAAATCAGGCTCACCATCGTGTGGATTTAAAGATGTCAAAAAATACAGAGATTTTGGCAAGGCTAGTAAATACAATGAAAAGACTAAAGGTTTTTTTGGTAGAAGTGTGGTAGATATGTTTGGCAATTTGCCAATAGAAGACGAAGGTAGATTATCAAATTTTAGTATAAGAGAAATGTACTATACTAGAATATTTATGAATGCTGAATTTAGGTCAATAGCAAAGACACACTATATGAAAGATTTGGTAAAGTTTCATAGTGAGTATAAGTATCTACTCATGGCGTACAATCAATCAGCACTTAAAACACTAGGGCAAATCGTTTCCAATGGTGAAAAATTAAAGTCTAATGAAGTGTACGAAAGATATTCAAGTGAATTTTCAAGAGTATTTGAAAGGGTTGGATCACCTGGAAAAAATGTAAATATGCTATTACATCTATTTGGCTATTTTAAAAAAGACCTAAATGTTGATGAGAAAGCTTATTTTTTAGAACAAATAGAGATGTATACAACTCATAGGATTCCACTTTCAGTACCACTTTCAATTATATATACATGGGTTGTAAGGTACGATGAACCTTATTTGAAGACGCAAAGAATATTTAACCCATTCCCAAGAGAATTGATGATGGTGACAGACTCGGGAAAAGGCAGATTATAGATAGTAAGGAGTAATATTAGATGGCAAAGAAAAAGTATTATGCAGTGAGAAAAGGAAGAAGTGTTGGGATCTTTGACACTTGGGATGAATGTAAAGCTCAAGTTACAGGATATTCATCAGCAGAATATAAGAGTTTTACTAATATAGATGATGCTAAAGCATTTATTGATGGAGAAACTAGTGAAGCTCAAATTGATGATACTGGAGATGTAGAGGTCAAAGAAGGCCAGACACTTATAAGAGCATATGTTGATGGTAGCTTTGATAGAAGAACTAGAAGATATGCTGGTGGAGTAGTTATACTAGTAGGTGATGAGGAAATTGAAATTTCAGAAATGGGAAACGATAAAACATTGGTATCAATGCACAATGTTGCTGGAGAGCTTTTAGGGGCTATAAAAGCCATGGAGTGGGTAGCGAATTCAGGAATTGAAAATCCACAATTAGTTATATATCACGATTATGAAGGAATTCACAAATGGGCATCGGGAGATTGGAAAGCAAACAAAGAGGGAACTCAAAGTTACGTCAAAACTTACAATAGATATGCATCAATATTTGATATTAGATTTGTAAAAGTCAAAGCTCATTCTGGAGATAAATACAATGAAATAGCGGATCAATTGGCAAAAAAAGCACTAGATCTAATCTAGTGCTTTGAATGACTTACAAGATTTTCAAGACGTGGGATATACGATTTGAGATATCCTCTATCTTGTATTTTAGAGTGAATTTCGTGCAAAAGTTCATCACTCAGATTTGGACTTCTCGATATAATTTCAAGACCAGCTGTATCAAAAACTGATTTTTCAAATGAAATGATTGCCCAAGAATGATCAGTAGCAAAATATTCTACTCTCCATTTTGTTTTAAATAAACCTCTCCATCCCTTTAATTGGTGTGCGAATTCAAGTTTTGATTTGTCCACGAAATGGTCGTACGCCTTTATAGTACACTCTTGACCATTTTCTAAAAAACAAATTTCGTCTAAAAATTTACCAGAATTAACTGTGTAAGTTATACTCGGTAAGCTTCTAGAGGGGTTTTTCCAGAATTTTAGGGTTGATTCAATTATATACCACTTACCTTCTAGATGCTTTAGCGCCATGAGATTTCCTCCTTCGATTAAACTAACTTTTTTATCTATACCCAAAAATGTAAAATTCAAACATTATTGGTAAAGATAAAATGTGAGAATTGAAAAATAAATTTGAAAATGATAAAATAGAATGACTATGACAATCGTTATCAATGGAGGCGAGGATGATATTTTGGAACAAGAGAAAAATAGTACTACACGATTTAGTAGAATGTCTGGTAGAAACTATAGAGATAAAAGACCACTATACTAGCGGACATTCCCAGAGAGTAGGGGATATGAGTTACATGCTGGCTAAAAGCATGGGGATAAGAGGAAGTAAATTGGAGCAGATACATATAGCGG from Tissierellales bacterium carries:
- a CDS encoding ribonuclease H family protein, whose amino-acid sequence is MAKKKYYAVRKGRSVGIFDTWDECKAQVTGYSSAEYKSFTNIDDAKAFIDGETSEAQIDDTGDVEVKEGQTLIRAYVDGSFDRRTRRYAGGVVILVGDEEIEISEMGNDKTLVSMHNVAGELLGAIKAMEWVANSGIENPQLVIYHDYEGIHKWASGDWKANKEGTQSYVKTYNRYASIFDIRFVKVKAHSGDKYNEIADQLAKKALDLI
- a CDS encoding serine hydrolase, which codes for MNKIWVRYICTIVIIFMSISANAEIGVEKDVRGYLIGTFEDGHILEEYGHHGQRPIASLSKIMVTYLLFDELDSGNVSLEDQVTIGENPPKKVGSGMGLEEGDRVLLEDLLKGVLLPSANDGCIAIGEHLYGSEEALVEKMNQKAIELGLEHTHYYNATGLTEGELVNSMTMEDLFELIRYLIKNHSQVLEYTKLESMEFKGKLYHNTNPLLTTREDIIGLKTGATARAGSCLSAVKKLKSDQNVVVAIIMGTFSKWKRAEVAEKIFDWLDDNYKEFEIVNKNESIDVKSEDKLFSKCTGIFPSENYFLYTKNGSVFDVKTDINWESINRGNNYYTKKVGKVDVYENGMIIKSIDLELRASEDVVKLLNKLLRF
- a CDS encoding DUF1722 domain-containing protein is translated as MNKPIIVKSACLENCKCRYDGSVIPSKIIRDLEPFVEFINICPEMSLGLSSPREALRIIDKQDGLGERFVFSRSGGDMTQEMKSFTKGYLEGLDKSQIDGFLLKSGSPSCGFKDVKKYRDFGKASKYNEKTKGFFGRSVVDMFGNLPIEDEGRLSNFSIREMYYTRIFMNAEFRSIAKTHYMKDLVKFHSEYKYLLMAYNQSALKTLGQIVSNGEKLKSNEVYERYSSEFSRVFERVGSPGKNVNMLLHLFGYFKKDLNVDEKAYFLEQIEMYTTHRIPLSVPLSIIYTWVVRYDEPYLKTQRIFNPFPRELMMVTDSGKGRL
- a CDS encoding lipocalin family protein, coding for MALKHLEGKWYIIESTLKFWKNPSRSLPSITYTVNSGKFLDEICFLENGQECTIKAYDHFVDKSKLEFAHQLKGWRGLFKTKWRVEYFATDHSWAIISFEKSVFDTAGLEIISRSPNLSDELLHEIHSKIQDRGYLKSYIPRLENLVSHSKH